The DNA sequence TTTTGGAAGAAAACTATTCTTCTTTTTTATTTTCTCTTGGTTTTCTATCGTCTCTGCGGTTATCACGTCCACGATTATCTCTACCTCTGTTGTCTCGTCCACCACGATTATCTCTAGAACTGTCTCTTGGTGGTCTTGCTACATAACCTTCTGGTTTATCTAATAACGCTTTTCTAGATACTTTCTCTTTGCGTGTTTTAGGGTCAACGCCAAAGTATTTTACTTCAAAAACATCTCCCATATTAACAACATCAGAAACATTTTCTGTACGTTCCCAAGCTAATTCACTTACGTGTAATAATACTTCGTTTCCTGGAGCATCTATATACTCAACCACAGCACCAAAATCAAGCATTTTAATAACTTTTACTTGGTAAGTGTTTCCTACAGTTGGTTTGAATAATAAGGAGTCTATTTTAGCTAACACGGTATTAATACCTTCATTTCCTACGCCTAATATTTCAACAATACCTTCTTCAGTTTCTGGATCTTCGTTAATAACGATTGTTGTGCCAGTTTCTTTCTGCATTTCTTGAATTACTTTTCCACCAGGTCCTATTAGGGCTCCAATAAATTCATTAGGAATTCTACGAGTTACCATTTTAGGGGAGTGTTCTTTAACATCTGCATTTGGTGTAGCAATGGTGTCAGTTAATTTTTCTAAAATATGTAGACGACCATCACGTGCTTGTTTTAAAGCATTTACAAGAATTTCATAAGACAATCCTTTTACTTTAATATCCATTTGGCAAGCTGTAATACCATCTGCAGTACCAGTTACTTTAAAATCCATGTCACCTAAATGATCTTCATCACCTAAAATATCAGATAATACAGCATATTTTCCAGAATCTGCATCAGAGATTAATCCCATAGCAATACCAGAAACAGGTTTTTTAAGTTGAACACCAGCATCCATCATCGCCATTGTACCAGCACAAACTGTTGCCATAGATGACGAACCGTTAGATTCTAATATTTCTGAAACCACACGTACTGTATAAGGACAATCATCTGGCACCATACCTTTTAGGGCACGTTGAGCTAAGTTACCATGTCCTACCTCACGACGAGAGGTTCCACGAATTGGTCTGGCCTCACCCGTTGAGAAAGGAGGGAAGTTATAATGCAAATAGAAACGCTCTTCTCCTTCGTAAGATGGCATATCTATTTGGTTAGCTTCTCTACTTGTTCCTAAAGTTACTGTGGCTAAAGCTTGTGTTTCTCCTCTTGTAAATATTGAAGAACCATGTGTTGATGGTAGGTAATCAACCTCACACCAAATGGGTCTAATTTCATTAGTCTTACGGCCGTCTAAACGCAAGCCTTCATTTAATGTTAAATCTCTAACAGCTGCTTTTTCTGCTTTGTAGAAATATTTGGAAACCATACCTCCATAGTCAGCTAATTCTTCTTCAGAAAAAGAAGCTATTATCTCTTCTTTAATAGCTTCAAATGCAGCACTACGTTCATGTTTAGCAGAAGCGGCTCTTGCTACAGCATATACTTTATCGTATGCCATATCATGAATTTTCTTTGCTAATTCTTCATCTTCTCTTTCTGGCTCATACTCACGGACTTCTTTTTTACCGAAAGCTTCCGCTAATTTTATTTGCGCAGCACATTGTACTTTAATGGCTTCGTGAGCAAATTTAATAGCCTCAGTCATTTCTTCTTCAGAAATTTCATTCATTTCACCTTCTACCATCATAACAGAATCAGCAGAGGCACCAATCATCATATCAATGTCTGATTTTTCTAATTGTGAACGTGTTGGATTGATAATAAATTCGCCATTTACACGACCAACTCTAGCTTCAGAAATTGGGCATTCAAAAGGGAAATCTGATAATTGAATAGCTGCCGAAGCTGCTAAGCCTGCCATAGCATCTGGCATTACATCATCATCATGAGACATTAACTGAATCATCACTTGAGTTTCAGCGTGATAATCTTTTGGGAATAATGGGCGCAATACACGATCTACCAAGCGCATCGTTAAAACTTCACCATCACTTGGTCTAGCTTCTCTTTTAAAAAAGCCACCTGGATACCGACCCGCTGCGGCAAATTTTTCCCTATAATCTACCGTTAAAGGTAAAAAATCAACATCTGCTTGTTTGTAATTGGAAACAACTGTACACAAAAGCATACATTTTCCAGATTGTACAACAACAGAGCCATGTGCCTGTTTTGCTAATTTTCCAGTTTCAATAGAAATTTCTCTACCGTCACCAAGGTCTATAACCTCTCTAAAAACTTTTGGAATCATAAATTTTTTAATTCTAAATTAAACAATGGTCGTTGTGTTGTTGTGTGTAGTTGTTGTTTGCGACCAATGAAAAACTGTAATTAGCTTCTTCAATGCGATTTTATACTCTGCGCAGAGTTATATTTATAACAAAAAAGAGGCTATTAAGCCTCTTTTTTTATTTTCTTAATCCTAATTCTTTTACTATGGCACGATATCTTAAGATATCTTTCTTAGTTAAGTAATCTAATAAAGCTCTTCTTTTACCAACTAATTTTACTAACGAACGCTCAGTATTATAATCTTTACGATTTTTCTTTAAGTGTTCAGTTAAGTGATTAATTCTTTGCGTAAATAATGCAATTTGTCCTTCTGCAGAACCGGTATCGGTTTTTCCTTTACCGTGCTTAGCAAACATTTCTTCCTTTGCTTCTTTTGATAAATACATTCTAATATTATTGTAAATGATTGTTATGTACACGAAAGCCTTTCTTTCGAGCCGCAAATATAACATTTTTTTGTTTTTTTATGCTTTTTTTTGTAACTTTTACTAATGTTTTAATAGCGAAAATTTTTTCATATGTTTTTTGTAACCCTCAAAAAACGAATAACTTGTAAATTAAACCTATGAAAACACTCTTTCCTCAAAATAATTTTCCAGACACTTATGATTCCTTTGAGAAGATTTTTAATAATACATATAATGGTATTGCTATTTTAACTTTAGATGGTGATTGGATAAAAGTTAATGATAGCATCTGTGATTTGTTTGGCTATTCTAGACATGAATTATTTAATATGAATATTGAAAATATTATTTTCAGAGATGACTTAGGTGCTCATGAAAGAAAATATGATAGATTAATGCATGGAAAAATTAATAGATATCGTGTGCAGCAACGTTATTTTCATAAAGATGGAACTATTATTTGGGTGTTGATATCTGTTTCGCTTATTTGTAATAAGAAGGGTGAGCCGAATTATATGATTTGGCAATTTTCAGATATTACAGGAAGGAAGAGAAATCAGGATAAACTTAAATTAATGTTGAATGTGGTTAGAGAGCAAAATGAAAGATTGAGTGCTTTTGCAAGTATAATAACTCATAATTTACGTTCGCATTCTGGAAATTTGTCAACACTTATTAGTTTTTTAGAGGATGACTATACTTTGTTAAAAGAAAATGAAAATTTTGATTTGTTGAAAAAAGCTATTGAAAATTTAGAGGAAACGGTATCTCATTTAACTGAAATAGCAAAAATTAAAGAGGTAGATAAAAATAAAATTCAGGTGTTGAATTTATATGATTATGTAGAGAAAGCAATTTATAACATTACTGCTATTGCTAAAAACACAAACACTACAATTGTTAATTATATAGATGAAGATTTGTGTATTAAAGCCATACCCGCTTATTTAGATAGTATTATTTTAAATTTTTTAACCAATGCAATAAAATACCGATCAGAAAAAAGATTGCCAAAGATTAGATTAACAGCAACCATTGACAATGGTTATGTAGTTTTTAAAATTGTAGACAATGGGATGGGCATCGATATGGAAAAATATGGAGATAAACTCTTTCAAATGTATAAAACGTTTCACTATAACAAAGACGCTATAGGAATTGGTTTGTTTATTACCAAAAACCAGATTGAATCTTTAGGTGGTAAAGTAGAAGTAAGTAGTAAGGTGGATGTTGGAAGTGAGTTTTCAATTTATTTTAAGTGTGCATAAAAGGACATCTAATTGCTAAAAAAAAGAAAGACCTGTTCAGTTACAAACAAGTCTTTTTTTTGAGTAACACGAAATTTTAATTTAAACTCTTAAGGGTTGATTTAATATTAAATCAATATATTGATTAACTTTATTTTTAAGATCTTTACGTAATGTAATGAAATCTAAAAAACCGTGTTCTAATAAAAACTCTGCAGTTTGAAAACCTTCAGGTAATTCTTTTCCCGTTGTGTCTCTTACAATTCGTGGACCAGCAAAACCAATTAAAGCGCCTGGTTCACTTATATTAATGTCTCCTAACATTGCAAAAGAAGCTGTTGTTCCTCCAGTTGTTGGGTCTGTACATAATGAAATATAAGGTATGCCAGCATCTGCTAATTGTGCTAATTTTACAGATGTTTTTGCCAATTGCATTAAAGATAATGCGGCTTCCATCATTCGTGCCCCACCAGATTTTGAAATAACCATTAAAGGAATTTTTTTCTCTAAGGCATAATCTGCTGCGCGTGCAATTTTTTCACCTACAACGCTCCCCATAGAACCACCAATAAAGGCAAAATCCATACAGGCAACTACCATATCTTTGCCTTTTGATTTTCCAACCGCTGTTCTAACAGCATCTTTTAAATTGGTTTTAGCTTGGGCTGCTTTTAAGCGATCAGGGTATTTTTTTGTATCTATGAACTTTAAAGGATCTTTAGATTCTAAGTTGGCATCTAATTCTTTAAATTTATTGTCATCAAAAAGAATTTCGAAGTATTCTTTACTGCCAATACGAACATGGTAACCATCTTCAGGGCT is a window from the Pseudalgibacter alginicilyticus genome containing:
- a CDS encoding polyribonucleotide nucleotidyltransferase, with the translated sequence MIPKVFREVIDLGDGREISIETGKLAKQAHGSVVVQSGKCMLLCTVVSNYKQADVDFLPLTVDYREKFAAAGRYPGGFFKREARPSDGEVLTMRLVDRVLRPLFPKDYHAETQVMIQLMSHDDDVMPDAMAGLAASAAIQLSDFPFECPISEARVGRVNGEFIINPTRSQLEKSDIDMMIGASADSVMMVEGEMNEISEEEMTEAIKFAHEAIKVQCAAQIKLAEAFGKKEVREYEPEREDEELAKKIHDMAYDKVYAVARAASAKHERSAAFEAIKEEIIASFSEEELADYGGMVSKYFYKAEKAAVRDLTLNEGLRLDGRKTNEIRPIWCEVDYLPSTHGSSIFTRGETQALATVTLGTSREANQIDMPSYEGEERFYLHYNFPPFSTGEARPIRGTSRREVGHGNLAQRALKGMVPDDCPYTVRVVSEILESNGSSSMATVCAGTMAMMDAGVQLKKPVSGIAMGLISDADSGKYAVLSDILGDEDHLGDMDFKVTGTADGITACQMDIKVKGLSYEILVNALKQARDGRLHILEKLTDTIATPNADVKEHSPKMVTRRIPNEFIGALIGPGGKVIQEMQKETGTTIVINEDPETEEGIVEILGVGNEGINTVLAKIDSLLFKPTVGNTYQVKVIKMLDFGAVVEYIDAPGNEVLLHVSELAWERTENVSDVVNMGDVFEVKYFGVDPKTRKEKVSRKALLDKPEGYVARPPRDSSRDNRGGRDNRGRDNRGRDNRRDDRKPRENKKEE
- the rpsO gene encoding 30S ribosomal protein S15, coding for MYLSKEAKEEMFAKHGKGKTDTGSAEGQIALFTQRINHLTEHLKKNRKDYNTERSLVKLVGKRRALLDYLTKKDILRYRAIVKELGLRK
- a CDS encoding sensor histidine kinase; translation: MKTLFPQNNFPDTYDSFEKIFNNTYNGIAILTLDGDWIKVNDSICDLFGYSRHELFNMNIENIIFRDDLGAHERKYDRLMHGKINRYRVQQRYFHKDGTIIWVLISVSLICNKKGEPNYMIWQFSDITGRKRNQDKLKLMLNVVREQNERLSAFASIITHNLRSHSGNLSTLISFLEDDYTLLKENENFDLLKKAIENLEETVSHLTEIAKIKEVDKNKIQVLNLYDYVEKAIYNITAIAKNTNTTIVNYIDEDLCIKAIPAYLDSIILNFLTNAIKYRSEKRLPKIRLTATIDNGYVVFKIVDNGMGIDMEKYGDKLFQMYKTFHYNKDAIGIGLFITKNQIESLGGKVEVSSKVDVGSEFSIYFKCA
- the accD gene encoding acetyl-CoA carboxylase, carboxyltransferase subunit beta; this encodes MSWFKRKTKGITTTTEEKKDTPKGLWYKSPTGKIVDAEELEKNFYVSPEDGYHVRIGSKEYFEILFDDNKFKELDANLESKDPLKFIDTKKYPDRLKAAQAKTNLKDAVRTAVGKSKGKDMVVACMDFAFIGGSMGSVVGEKIARAADYALEKKIPLMVISKSGGARMMEAALSLMQLAKTSVKLAQLADAGIPYISLCTDPTTGGTTASFAMLGDINISEPGALIGFAGPRIVRDTTGKELPEGFQTAEFLLEHGFLDFITLRKDLKNKVNQYIDLILNQPLRV